In Pseudomonas sp. FP1742, the DNA window GAGGATAAAGCCCAGGTCAGTGGAGGTGATACGCGAATGATCACGCTTGGCCACTTCAAGGATCGCCTTGATCCCCGGCCGCGCGCGCCCGGCGCGAATTCGCTCCAGGCCCTGATGCACCAGAATCCGGTTGTTGGCATCCAGCGGCACCACGTCGGCGACGCTGCCCAACGCCACCAGGTCGAGCAATTCGCCAATGTTCGGCTGCGGCTTGCTCTCGTACCAGCCCAGGCTGCGCAGGCGCGCGCGCAGGGCCATCAGTACATAGAAAATCACCCCGACACCGGCCAGGGCTTTGCTCGGGAACTCGCAACCCGGCTGGTTCGGATTGACGATGGCATCGGCCAACGGCAGCTCGTCGCCGGGCAAGTGGTGATCGGTGACCAGCACCTTGAGCCCGGCCTTTTTCGCCGCTGCCACGCCTTCGACGCTGGAAATGCCATTGTCCACGGTGATCAGCAACTGCGGCTCGCGGGTCAACGCCACTTCGACGATTTCCGGGGTCAGGCCGTAGCCGTACTCGAAGCGGTTTGGCACCAGATAGTCGACATGTGCCGCGCCCAACAAGCGTAACCCCAACATGCCCACGGTACTGGCCGTCGCGCCATCGGCATCGAAGTCGCCAACGATCAGAATCCGCTGACGCTGCTCCAGCGCCGTTACCAGCAAATCCACCGCCGCCTCGATGCCCTTGAGCTGCTGGAACGGAATCAGCCGCGCCAGGCTCTTGTCCAGTTCAGCCTCGGACTGCACGCCCCGCGCCGCGTAAAGGCGGGTCAGCAGCGGTGGAATATCACCGAGGAATGGCAGGGTGTCGGGCAACAGGCGAGGTTCGATGCGCATGGGGTGACAGGTGCTTCTCTTGAATACGTAGGATAAAACCGGGGGGACGCGGCCAAGCGGAGAATAATCAGCCGCGTTCGCCGGCCAGCCATTGCAACTGGACTTCGTGCTGACCACGGTCGTCGGTGACGAAAATCGTTCCTTCGCTGATCATCACGTCCCACTTGATAACGCGCGGCATGTCCTTGGCCAGGGTTTCCAGCACTTCCTGGGGCACGGCGGCGATGTTGACGTTTTTCAGGGTCTTGATTGCCGGGATTACTTTGCCTTCCCAGACACGCAGGCTGCCGTAGGCCAGCAGGCTGGTGCGTTCGGTGCGACGCGAGCACCAGGTCAGGCGGTCGGCGTCTGGCTGGCCGACTTCGATCCAGTGCAGGACACGGTCGTCCAGGCTCTTTTCCCACAGCGCCGGCTCATCCACGTCTGACAGACCGCGGCCAAAAGACAGCTGCTCGTTGTACCAGAAGGCGTAGGCCAGCAGCCGCACGGTCATGCGCTCTTCGGTTTCCGAAGGGTGACGGGCGATGGTCTGCTTCACGTTCTCGTAGACGCTGCGGTCGAGGTCGGTGAGGTTCAGTTCAAACTTGTAGGTCGTGGACGGCTGGGCCATGAACGGGCTTCTTGATACGGGGAAAGGCGGCAAGTCTAACCGATGCAAGAGGGCAATCAACGAATTGAAGGCGAATCAACTTTGGGCGATGGATGGCGGCCTATGATAAAACGCTGTATTCGCTCAGCCTTTGTCCTACAGGATTTCGCATGCCGTTCTCCAATAAACCGCTCTCGGGTCTGAAAGTCATCGAATTGGGTACGTTGATTGCCGGGCCGTTTGCCTCGCGTATTTGCGGCGAATTCGGCGCCGAAGTGATCAAGATCGAGTCCCCCGACGGCGGTGATCCGTTGCGCAAATGGCGCAAGTTGTATGAAGGCACCTCGCTGTGGTGGTTCGTGCAGGCGCGCAACAAGAAATCCCTGACCCTGAACCTGAAGCACCCGGATGGCCTGGCGATCCTGAAACAATTGCTCAGCGAAGCGGACATCCTGATCGAGAATTTTCGTCCCGGCGTGCTGGAAAAGCTTGGTCTGGGCTGGGAAGTCTTGCACGCACTGAACCCGAAACTGGTGATGGTGCGGCTCTCGGGCTTCGGCCAGACCGGGCCGATGAAAGATCAGCCGGGCTTCGGTGCGGTCGGTGAATCCATGGGCGGCCTGCGCTACATCACCGGGTTCGAGGACCGGCCGCCAGTGCGCACCGGGATCTCCATCGGCGACTCGATTGCCGCGCTCTGGGGCGTGATCGGGGCTCTGATGGCCTTGCGTCATCGCGAGGTCAACGGTGGCTTGGGCCAAGTGGTGGATGTGGCGCTGTACGAAGCGATCTTCGCCATGATGGAAAGCATGGTGCCGGAGTTCGACGTGTTCGGCTTCATCCGCGAACGCACCGGCAACATCATGCCGGGCATCACGCCCTCCTCCATTCACACCAGCGCCGACGGCAAACACGTGCAGATCGGCGCCAACGGCGATGCGATCTTCAAGCGCTTCATGCTGATCATCGGGCGCGAGGACCTGGCCAACGACCCTGCTCTGGCCAGCAATGACGGACGCGACAGCCGTCGCGACGAGATTTACGGGGTGATCGACCGCTGGGTCAATTCACTGCCGCTGGACGCGGTGATCGAGCAACTGAACCAGGCCGACGTTCCCGCCAGCCGGATCTTCAGCGCCGAAGACATGTTCAACGACCCACAGTACCTGGCCCGGGAAATGTTCCTGCAAGCCAAGCTGCCCGACGGCAAGGATTTCAAGATGCCCGGCATCGTACCGAAACTCTCTGAGACACCCGGCACCTCCGAATGGGTCGGGCCGCAACTGGGTGAACACAATGCGCAGGTCCTCCACGACCTGGGCTACGACCCGGCACGGATCGCACAGCTGCGTGAAGACGGGGCCATCTAAGCTGAATCGCCTGCTTTCATCCACCATCGATTACCTCGGCAGCGGGCGCCTGCTCGCGGCGCTCGGGTTGTTGTCAGGGCTGGTTTCCCCGGCCCTGGCGCAACCTGAAGCGCATTTGCTTTGGCTGCTGCGCGACCTGCCGCCGCTGACGACCTTTGAAGGTCCGAAAAAAGGTCAGGGGGTTATCGATCAACTGATACCGCTGCTGACCGCCGGCATGCCGCAATACCAACACACCCTGATGCGGGTCAATCGCGCCCGCGGCATGCAGATGCTTCACGAAGAATCCTTCACCTGCGACCCCTCGCTGATCTGGAGCAAGGAGCGCGAACAATGGATTGCGTTTTCCATTCCGGCCTTCCTGGCAGTCAGCAATGGGCTGGTGATCCGCCGTGAAGACCAGTCGGTGCTGGAACCCTTTATCTCCAACGGTGAAGTCGATCTGGCGGCCCTGTTGGCCAGCGGCCGACAGAAAGTCGGGGTGATCGCCGAGCGTCGTTACGGTCAGTTCCTCGACACCTTGCTGCAACAGGCGCCGGCCGGTGCGCTGACGCCCCACTACGGCAACGACGCCCTCGGCAGCCTGTTGCAGATGCAGCGCCTGGGTCGTTTGCAGGTGGTATTGGGTTACTGGCCGGAAATCCGCTATCAGGCCCATCAGGAAAACCTGGCCGATGAGCAGCTGGAGTTCTACCCGGTCAAAGGCGCGGGCAAATACCTGCCCGTGTACA includes these proteins:
- a CDS encoding YaeQ family protein gives rise to the protein MAQPSTTYKFELNLTDLDRSVYENVKQTIARHPSETEERMTVRLLAYAFWYNEQLSFGRGLSDVDEPALWEKSLDDRVLHWIEVGQPDADRLTWCSRRTERTSLLAYGSLRVWEGKVIPAIKTLKNVNIAAVPQEVLETLAKDMPRVIKWDVMISEGTIFVTDDRGQHEVQLQWLAGERG
- a CDS encoding CaiB/BaiF CoA-transferase family protein yields the protein MPFSNKPLSGLKVIELGTLIAGPFASRICGEFGAEVIKIESPDGGDPLRKWRKLYEGTSLWWFVQARNKKSLTLNLKHPDGLAILKQLLSEADILIENFRPGVLEKLGLGWEVLHALNPKLVMVRLSGFGQTGPMKDQPGFGAVGESMGGLRYITGFEDRPPVRTGISIGDSIAALWGVIGALMALRHREVNGGLGQVVDVALYEAIFAMMESMVPEFDVFGFIRERTGNIMPGITPSSIHTSADGKHVQIGANGDAIFKRFMLIIGREDLANDPALASNDGRDSRRDEIYGVIDRWVNSLPLDAVIEQLNQADVPASRIFSAEDMFNDPQYLAREMFLQAKLPDGKDFKMPGIVPKLSETPGTSEWVGPQLGEHNAQVLHDLGYDPARIAQLREDGAI
- a CDS encoding TIGR02285 family protein; translation: MKTGPSKLNRLLSSTIDYLGSGRLLAALGLLSGLVSPALAQPEAHLLWLLRDLPPLTTFEGPKKGQGVIDQLIPLLTAGMPQYQHTLMRVNRARGMQMLHEESFTCDPSLIWSKEREQWIAFSIPAFLAVSNGLVIRREDQSVLEPFISNGEVDLAALLASGRQKVGVIAERRYGQFLDTLLQQAPAGALTPHYGNDALGSLLQMQRLGRLQVVLGYWPEIRYQAHQENLADEQLEFYPVKGAGKYLPVYIGCSNTPQGRQAISEINQLLRTLPRERLAPLYADWLDPQRRKDYLEETRAFFERQATP